TACAAATTAACATCAACAAGTGCCCACACAAATTGTCTGATACATTATTAAAGAACAAAACAACGACGCACTATCAAATCAATCTTATTAATTCACAACAGCGCGTCGTTGTGTGGTGCGTATTATAGGTATTTCTAAAACGCACGCAAGTACTTTTTGCAAAAATATTTGAAAATTACATCAAAAGATGAAAAATAAATCAACCAGATGAAAACGCAATCTATTAATGTTTATTTTTTTATCTTTTATTTATCGCTAGTTTTTTTGTTCAGCTAAAAAACAATCGACTTCTTCTCTCGTCGGAATGGAAGCTTGAGCGCCTATTCGAGTTACCGATAACGCAGCAGCTGCATGAGCAAAAATAATAGATTCCTCTAATGTTTTCCCCTCTAGCAAACCTGTAACAATACCCGCATTAAATGTATCACCAGCCGCTGTTGTATCTACTGCTTTAACCCTAAAACCTTGAACAATTTCTCCTTGTTTATTACTATTTCTATCGCTGACGTAAACACCATTTGAACCTAATGTAATCAATACTTGCCGTATTCCAAATTGGTGAAAATATTGTGCAGCTTGGAAAGCGGTCTGATCATCATAAACTTTTATCCCCGTTAAGATTTCTGTTTCTGTTTCATTGGGCGTGATCATATCAATTTGTGCAAGCAAACTAGACGATAACTTTGTCGCAGGGGCTGGATTTAATACGACTTTGGTATCAACTGATTTTGCAAAATTTATTGCGTATTCAACCGCTTGCTGAGGTATTTCTAATTGAACTAATAAGATTGAAGATTGTTCAATCGCTGATTTCAACTGTTCAATTAACTCCGCTGAAACACAGCTATTTGCTCCAGAAGAAACAACAATGCTATTTTCGCCTTTATCAGAAACTTGAATCATTGCTAATCCTGTATTCTGGTTTGAAAGCGTTGTAATCGCTGAAGTATCTATTCCTTCTTCGGTAAAAGCACGCTTCATTTCTTGCCCAATCAGATCATCACCCACAGCCCCAATAAATTGCACATTTGCTCCTAACCGGGCAGCAGCCACTGCTTGATTTGCTCCTTTCCCGCCATAAGCTCTCTGATAATCATAACCTAACAAAGTTTCTCCCGCATTTGGGAAATAAGGTACTCGCACAATATGATCAACATTAATGCTACCTAATACACAAAGTTTATTCTTCATCTAGTTCATTTAACCTATTCTGAAAAGAGCTTCTTTTAACTTGAAACCAATT
This portion of the Vespertiliibacter pulmonis genome encodes:
- the rbsK gene encoding ribokinase, with the translated sequence MKNKLCVLGSINVDHIVRVPYFPNAGETLLGYDYQRAYGGKGANQAVAAARLGANVQFIGAVGDDLIGQEMKRAFTEEGIDTSAITTLSNQNTGLAMIQVSDKGENSIVVSSGANSCVSAELIEQLKSAIEQSSILLVQLEIPQQAVEYAINFAKSVDTKVVLNPAPATKLSSSLLAQIDMITPNETETEILTGIKVYDDQTAFQAAQYFHQFGIRQVLITLGSNGVYVSDRNSNKQGEIVQGFRVKAVDTTAAGDTFNAGIVTGLLEGKTLEESIIFAHAAAALSVTRIGAQASIPTREEVDCFLAEQKN